A single region of the Streptomyces sp. ITFR-16 genome encodes:
- a CDS encoding beta-ketoacyl-[acyl-carrier-protein] synthase family protein — protein MRAPAVAVTGLGMITPVGNDTESTWAGVCAGVSPARTVAALEGCAIDFACVVDGIDLDAEIGRRTAFRMGRYVKFAVLAAREAVADAGLDPAGWDGSRVAVVVGTSSGGSAGLAGQALVLERRGAEATSPSGILLTIPNMPAAEIAIEMRATGPSLAPCTACSSGVTALSVARDLLVTGQCDLAIAGATESTVFPVAMTGFARSGAAARADGDLSRLSRPFAEDRAGLVMGEGAAVMVLERADDAEARGAEPRALLAGTGATTDAHHPTSPHPDGRVAQAAVEAALRGAGWRAADVEHINAHGTSTAQNDAAEAALIARVYPHRPPVTAPKGVLGHCMGAAGAIEAGLTVLTLQRGVIPPVANLDAPAPGFDIDCVTKRPLELPLRRAVSHSFGFGGHNAVVALRRP, from the coding sequence ATGAGGGCCCCGGCCGTCGCCGTCACCGGCCTGGGCATGATCACCCCGGTCGGCAACGACACCGAGTCCACCTGGGCCGGTGTGTGCGCCGGGGTCAGCCCGGCCCGGACCGTCGCCGCCCTCGAAGGGTGCGCGATCGACTTCGCGTGCGTGGTCGACGGAATCGACCTGGACGCCGAGATCGGCCGCCGCACGGCGTTCCGGATGGGCCGGTACGTGAAGTTCGCCGTGCTCGCCGCCCGGGAGGCGGTCGCCGACGCGGGCCTCGACCCGGCCGGCTGGGACGGCAGCCGGGTCGCGGTCGTCGTCGGTACGAGCAGCGGCGGGTCGGCGGGGCTCGCCGGGCAGGCCCTGGTGCTGGAGCGGCGCGGCGCGGAGGCGACCTCGCCGTCCGGCATCCTGCTCACCATCCCGAACATGCCGGCGGCCGAGATCGCGATCGAGATGCGGGCGACCGGTCCCAGTCTGGCGCCGTGCACGGCGTGTTCGTCGGGTGTCACCGCCCTGTCCGTGGCCCGGGACCTGCTCGTCACCGGCCAGTGCGACCTGGCCATCGCGGGAGCCACCGAGTCGACCGTCTTCCCGGTCGCCATGACCGGATTCGCGCGATCCGGCGCGGCGGCCCGCGCGGACGGCGACCTTTCCCGGCTGAGCCGTCCCTTCGCCGAGGACCGGGCCGGACTCGTCATGGGCGAGGGCGCCGCCGTCATGGTGCTGGAACGCGCGGACGACGCCGAGGCGCGGGGCGCCGAGCCCCGCGCGCTGCTCGCCGGCACGGGCGCCACCACGGACGCCCATCACCCCACGAGCCCGCACCCCGACGGCCGGGTCGCCCAGGCCGCCGTCGAGGCGGCCCTGCGCGGCGCGGGCTGGCGGGCCGCCGATGTCGAGCACATCAACGCGCACGGCACCTCGACGGCCCAGAACGACGCGGCGGAGGCGGCGCTCATCGCCCGGGTGTACCCGCACCGGCCGCCCGTCACCGCCCCGAAGGGCGTTCTGGGCCACTGCATGGGTGCGGCCGGGGCGATCGAGGCCGGGCTCACGGTCCTCACGCTCCAGCGCGGGGTCATCCCGCCCGTCGCGAACCTGGACGCCCCCGCTCCCGGCTTCGACATCGACTGCGTCACCAAGCGGCCGCTGGAGCTGCCCCTCCGGCGGGCCGTGAGCCACTCCTTCGGCTTCGGCGGACACAACGCGGTGGTCGCACTCCGGCGCCCCTGA
- a CDS encoding NAD(P)-dependent oxidoreductase, whose product MTSAADAVPQRPVVAVLGTGIMGSGMARSLLRAGLDVRVWNRTHEKAVPLAADGATVADTAADAVRGADVVLTVLNDRTAVAAALTAASDGLHRGQVLLQSSTVGPDATVELAQRAADLGLVYLDAPVSGTRQPAEQGTLTVFVSGPTSARAVTGPVLDAIGQRTVWVAEEPGAASRLKLVVNTWVITLVGGVAECLNLAEGLGVDPQTFLDVMKGGPLDSAYLHGKSAAVLTGDLTPSFALSTALKDTRLILDAAERSGVRLDLTAASAARFERAEAAGHGDEDMIATYYAGRPPEKNDD is encoded by the coding sequence ATGACCTCAGCAGCCGACGCCGTTCCGCAGCGGCCCGTCGTCGCCGTGCTCGGCACCGGAATCATGGGCTCGGGCATGGCCCGCAGCCTGCTCAGGGCCGGGCTCGACGTCCGCGTCTGGAACCGCACCCACGAGAAGGCGGTCCCGCTCGCCGCCGACGGCGCCACGGTCGCGGACACCGCGGCCGACGCCGTACGCGGCGCCGACGTCGTCCTGACCGTGCTCAACGACCGGACCGCCGTCGCCGCCGCGCTCACCGCCGCCTCCGACGGGCTGCACCGGGGCCAGGTCCTGCTGCAGAGCTCCACCGTCGGCCCCGACGCCACCGTCGAACTGGCCCAGCGGGCGGCCGACCTCGGCCTCGTCTACCTCGACGCCCCGGTCTCCGGCACCCGGCAGCCGGCGGAACAGGGCACGCTGACCGTCTTCGTCTCCGGTCCGACCTCGGCCCGCGCGGTGACCGGGCCGGTGCTGGACGCGATCGGGCAGCGGACCGTCTGGGTCGCCGAGGAGCCGGGAGCCGCCTCCCGGCTCAAGCTCGTCGTCAACACCTGGGTGATCACCCTGGTGGGCGGGGTCGCGGAGTGCCTGAACCTCGCCGAGGGCCTGGGCGTGGACCCGCAGACGTTCCTCGACGTCATGAAGGGCGGACCGCTCGACTCCGCCTACCTCCACGGCAAGTCCGCCGCCGTGCTGACCGGCGACCTCACCCCGAGCTTCGCCCTGTCCACGGCCCTCAAGGACACCCGCCTCATCCTGGACGCCGCCGAACGCTCCGGAGTCCGCCTGGACCTGACCGCCGCGTCGGCCGCCCGCTTCGAGCGCGCCGAAGCGGCCGGCCACGGCGACGAGGACATGATCGCCACCTACTACGCGGGCCGGCCCCCGGAGAAGAACGACGACTGA
- a CDS encoding acyl carrier protein translates to MSAIHPEITDVLSRTFKVPVAEILPDSTMDSLDMDSLAVAEFAVILRETTGAELDPGTLHRQTTLARLTELLHAAAGGGASVGTAR, encoded by the coding sequence ATGAGCGCGATTCACCCCGAGATCACCGACGTACTCAGCCGCACCTTCAAGGTGCCCGTGGCCGAGATCCTTCCGGACTCCACGATGGACAGCCTGGACATGGACTCGCTCGCCGTCGCCGAGTTCGCCGTCATCCTGAGGGAGACCACCGGGGCCGAGCTGGACCCCGGCACCCTGCACCGGCAGACCACGCTTGCCCGGCTCACCGAGCTCCTCCACGCGGCGGCGGGCGGCGGGGCATCGGTGGGCACCGCCCGATGA
- a CDS encoding PRC and DUF2382 domain-containing protein, producing the protein MGAADGFTDSGELDGLTVYDTEGEKIGNVGRVYVDDSTGRPDWITVKTGLFGMKESFVPLAGARRVGSDLHISHPKDTVKDAPRVDADAHLSVSEEEELYRHYGLTKNTTANLGDRAGSGTGADAPTTSGTGTMGAAGAGAAAGAGAGAGAMGAAGKGGTSGTDRTQVTGTAAGAGSGTGRHRDTETSGTSRPLVGAGAGAERSAADPGGKEELIRSEEQLHIGTEEYESGKARLHKYVVTENVTRTVPVSHEEVRVVREPLQPGDKAAGRTDITEQDVEVTLHAERATMRKETVPVERVRMETKKVTEQKEVSAELRKEQIDYADGTTKGGKDMGGKDMGGEFGQGRRR; encoded by the coding sequence ATGGGAGCCGCTGACGGTTTCACGGATTCCGGAGAGCTCGACGGCCTGACGGTGTACGACACCGAGGGCGAGAAGATCGGCAACGTGGGGCGGGTGTATGTCGACGACAGCACCGGCCGGCCGGACTGGATCACGGTGAAGACCGGTCTGTTCGGTATGAAGGAGAGCTTCGTGCCTCTCGCCGGAGCCCGTCGCGTGGGCTCCGACCTGCACATCTCTCATCCGAAGGACACGGTCAAGGACGCCCCCCGGGTGGACGCGGACGCGCATCTGTCCGTCTCCGAGGAGGAGGAGCTCTACCGGCACTACGGGCTGACCAAGAACACCACGGCCAATCTCGGCGACCGGGCCGGGAGCGGCACGGGCGCCGACGCACCGACGACATCGGGCACGGGCACCATGGGCGCGGCCGGAGCAGGCGCGGCGGCCGGGGCCGGAGCCGGAGCCGGGGCGATGGGCGCCGCCGGCAAGGGCGGCACCTCCGGGACCGACCGGACCCAGGTGACCGGCACCGCGGCCGGCGCGGGTTCCGGGACCGGCAGGCACCGGGACACCGAGACCTCCGGCACGTCCCGTCCGCTCGTCGGAGCCGGGGCTGGAGCCGAACGGTCCGCCGCTGACCCGGGCGGCAAGGAGGAGCTGATCCGTTCCGAGGAACAGCTGCACATCGGCACGGAGGAGTACGAGAGCGGCAAGGCCCGCCTCCACAAGTACGTCGTCACCGAGAACGTCACCCGGACCGTGCCCGTCTCGCACGAAGAGGTACGCGTGGTCCGCGAACCGCTTCAGCCGGGCGACAAGGCGGCCGGCCGCACGGACATCACCGAGCAGGACGTGGAGGTCACCCTGCACGCGGAACGCGCCACCATGCGCAAGGAGACCGTGCCGGTCGAACGCGTGCGCATGGAGACCAAGAAGGTGACCGAGCAGAAGGAGGTCTCCGCGGAGCTGCGCAAGGAGCAGATCGACTACGCGGACGGCACCACCAAGGGCGGCAAGGACATGGGCGGAAAGGACATGGGCGGCGAGTTCGGCCAGGGACGGCGCCGCTGA
- a CDS encoding sulfite oxidase: MSPVPPSEAAYDELRLRQWSRGVARSAGIERRDLLRLVAAASVAVPLAGAAPARAAAGVPDPAPGIVKPLPPEVFTVRGTNAETNFAALRGTGLLTPADRFFVRNHTATPRIDAAGWRLRVWGDGLTGPAAEFTYDELRGLPSVSRTSFVECAGNARSYYTTQQNQAVTGTAWTLGAIGTARWRGVRLADVLRRAGIGRHAVDILPRGLDDEVISDGINLGRVRRPLPVAKALDDVLLAYEMNGAPLPPDHGYPVRLVVPSWIGVANIKWVGDIEVSGRPLVSPWNTGLYRLFGPAYPAGGSAPLTRQTLKSAFELAPGATLRARRRHVLTGRSWSGGAPVRTVEVSTDGGARWRRARLRDVPRDGSWVRWSADWLPRDRGPAVLLARATDRTGRTQPEVAVPNTQGYLFDAVVRHEVRVV, translated from the coding sequence ATGAGTCCCGTTCCCCCGTCCGAGGCCGCGTACGACGAGCTGCGGCTGCGCCAGTGGTCGCGCGGCGTCGCGCGCTCCGCGGGCATCGAGCGCCGCGATCTGCTGCGGCTGGTGGCCGCCGCCTCGGTGGCCGTCCCCCTGGCCGGTGCGGCTCCCGCCCGCGCGGCGGCCGGTGTCCCGGACCCCGCCCCGGGGATCGTCAAGCCGCTGCCGCCCGAGGTGTTCACGGTGCGCGGCACCAACGCGGAGACCAATTTCGCGGCGCTGCGGGGGACGGGGCTGCTGACACCGGCCGACCGCTTCTTCGTGCGCAACCACACCGCCACCCCGCGCATCGACGCGGCCGGCTGGCGGCTGCGGGTGTGGGGCGACGGGCTGACGGGCCCGGCGGCGGAGTTCACGTACGACGAGCTGCGCGGGCTGCCCTCGGTCAGCCGCACCTCGTTCGTCGAGTGCGCGGGCAATGCCCGCAGTTACTACACGACGCAGCAGAACCAGGCGGTCACCGGTACCGCCTGGACCCTGGGGGCGATCGGTACGGCCCGCTGGCGCGGGGTGCGGCTCGCCGATGTGCTGCGCCGCGCGGGCATCGGCCGCCACGCGGTCGACATACTGCCGCGCGGGCTGGACGACGAGGTCATCAGCGACGGGATCAACCTGGGGCGGGTGCGCCGGCCGCTGCCCGTGGCGAAGGCGCTGGACGACGTGCTGCTCGCGTACGAGATGAACGGCGCACCGCTGCCGCCCGACCACGGCTACCCCGTGCGGCTGGTCGTGCCGTCCTGGATCGGTGTCGCGAACATCAAGTGGGTCGGTGACATCGAGGTGAGCGGCCGGCCCCTGGTCTCACCGTGGAACACCGGTCTGTACCGCCTGTTCGGGCCCGCGTACCCGGCCGGGGGCAGCGCTCCGCTGACCCGGCAGACGCTGAAGAGCGCCTTCGAGCTGGCGCCGGGCGCCACGCTGCGGGCCCGGCGCCGCCATGTGCTGACGGGGCGGTCCTGGTCGGGCGGGGCGCCCGTGCGCACGGTCGAGGTCAGCACCGACGGCGGGGCCCGGTGGCGCCGCGCCCGGCTGCGTGATGTGCCGCGCGACGGGAGCTGGGTGCGCTGGTCGGCCGACTGGCTGCCCAGGGACCGGGGGCCGGCCGTGCTGCTCGCCCGGGCGACGGACCGGACCGGCCGCACCCAGCCCGAGGTCGCCGTCCCCAACACGCAGGGCTATCTGTTCGACGCCGTGGTCCGGCACGAGGTGCGGGTGGTCTGA
- a CDS encoding adenosylcobinamide amidohydrolase, with protein MLVRHEDGVQLHHLVWRLGAGWRVCSSAVLGGGIGPRAWILNAQVPGGYPRMDPDRHLAEIAAAARLTGPGAGLMTAADVTAYTVAADEGVTATATCGLGVRGWAAAPAEGTGGRPEPGTVNIVVTLPVPLSDAALVNAVATATEAKVQALLDAGLDCSGTPTDSVCIAAPAPDTGPGEPFAGPRSVWGARLARAVHAAVLEGALRQS; from the coding sequence CTGCTGGTCCGGCATGAGGACGGCGTGCAGCTGCACCACCTCGTGTGGCGGCTCGGGGCCGGCTGGCGGGTGTGCAGCAGCGCGGTGCTCGGCGGCGGCATCGGCCCGCGCGCCTGGATCCTCAACGCCCAGGTGCCCGGCGGCTATCCGCGCATGGACCCCGACCGCCACCTCGCCGAGATCGCCGCGGCCGCCCGCCTCACCGGACCCGGCGCCGGACTGATGACGGCCGCCGACGTCACCGCGTACACGGTCGCCGCCGATGAGGGCGTCACCGCGACCGCCACCTGCGGCCTCGGCGTACGCGGCTGGGCGGCGGCCCCTGCCGAGGGCACCGGCGGACGGCCGGAGCCCGGCACGGTCAACATCGTCGTCACGCTCCCCGTACCCCTGTCCGACGCCGCGCTGGTCAACGCCGTCGCCACCGCCACCGAGGCCAAGGTGCAGGCACTCCTGGACGCCGGGCTCGACTGCTCCGGCACCCCCACCGACTCCGTCTGTATCGCCGCACCCGCCCCGGACACCGGCCCGGGCGAGCCGTTCGCGGGCCCCCGCTCCGTATGGGGAGCGCGACTCGCCAGGGCCGTGCACGCTGCCGTCCTGGAGGGCGCGCTGCGGCAATCCTGA
- a CDS encoding acyl-CoA dehydrogenase has product MTTTLDGAGTPGVGTDPFMDPLTSVLLGPDARREHGFWRRLTATEPFRRPVCDPPGPTPDERLALAHARLRALNSALDSAARPAADPRALAALHEWLAPVDPALATVAGIHYNLFLGSLLDHDADRPRDLSDFLQLRRVGTFLCTEVAHGNDAAAVETTATYDRARDGFVLHTPHAGAQKFMPNTTPAGGPKSGLVAARLLVDGADQGVFLLLVPLTDASRALPGIRVRRLPARMGSPVDHALTSFDQVFVGREALLGGAQGRIGEDREFRSATEGRRRRFLASIGRVTAGRVCMSASAVGSARTTLAIAVRYGGHRHISASRPSPPVPVLAHRSHHGPLAEAMATVFAMSLLHRRVLDRWEAAAGGPAPEREAAERLVDVAKGWITWQARAVIVECRERCGAQGLLENNGMTELVTGVEGAITAEGDNLPIHARAAAHLLLAPPPDSGDDPPGAASEAGDLTDLRFLVRLLERVERIWFARAGARAERAAQGSPLERWNAAAGPALRGVEAHAYRLAAEAYADAVGALPAGAARARLDELARLFALRWIDRNSGDLLAGGHLSAGQVGELAESIEHLVAAVGGRLPELAASFALPEELLADWPITGARYTDAYDDPGAHWHTDGSRERAEAGR; this is encoded by the coding sequence ATGACCACCACCCTCGACGGTGCCGGCACCCCTGGTGTCGGCACCGATCCGTTCATGGACCCGCTCACCTCCGTACTCCTGGGCCCGGACGCCCGCCGTGAGCACGGCTTCTGGCGGCGGCTCACCGCCACCGAACCGTTTCGCCGGCCCGTCTGCGACCCGCCCGGCCCGACCCCAGACGAACGGCTCGCCCTCGCCCACGCCCGGCTGCGCGCCCTCAACAGCGCACTGGACAGCGCCGCCAGGCCCGCCGCCGACCCGAGGGCGCTGGCGGCCCTGCACGAATGGCTCGCCCCGGTCGACCCGGCGCTCGCCACGGTCGCCGGAATCCACTACAACCTCTTCCTCGGCAGCCTCCTCGACCACGACGCCGACCGCCCCCGCGATCTGTCGGACTTCCTCCAGCTGCGGCGCGTCGGGACCTTCCTGTGTACGGAGGTGGCGCACGGCAACGACGCCGCCGCCGTCGAGACGACCGCCACCTACGACCGCGCACGGGACGGGTTCGTCCTGCACACCCCGCACGCCGGTGCGCAGAAGTTCATGCCCAACACCACTCCGGCCGGCGGCCCCAAGTCCGGGCTCGTCGCCGCCCGTCTGCTCGTCGACGGCGCCGACCAGGGGGTCTTCCTGCTGCTGGTGCCGCTCACCGACGCCTCCCGCGCCCTGCCCGGCATCCGGGTGCGCCGGCTCCCCGCCCGGATGGGCAGCCCCGTGGACCACGCCCTGACCTCCTTCGACCAGGTCTTCGTGGGACGCGAGGCACTGCTCGGCGGGGCGCAGGGGCGGATCGGCGAGGACCGGGAGTTCCGCAGCGCGACCGAGGGCCGCAGGCGCCGCTTCCTCGCCTCGATCGGGCGGGTCACGGCGGGCCGCGTCTGCATGAGCGCCAGCGCCGTGGGCTCCGCCCGCACCACGCTGGCCATCGCGGTCCGCTACGGAGGCCACCGGCACATCTCGGCGAGCCGCCCGTCACCGCCGGTGCCGGTGCTCGCGCACCGCAGCCATCACGGGCCGCTGGCCGAGGCGATGGCGACCGTCTTCGCGATGAGCCTGCTGCACCGGCGGGTCCTGGACCGCTGGGAAGCGGCGGCCGGGGGGCCCGCACCGGAGCGGGAGGCGGCCGAGCGGCTCGTCGATGTCGCCAAGGGGTGGATCACCTGGCAGGCCCGGGCCGTGATCGTCGAGTGCCGGGAGCGCTGCGGCGCCCAGGGGCTGCTGGAGAACAATGGGATGACCGAACTCGTCACCGGGGTGGAGGGGGCCATCACCGCCGAGGGCGACAACCTGCCCATCCACGCCCGGGCCGCCGCCCACCTGCTCCTCGCCCCGCCGCCGGACAGCGGGGACGACCCGCCGGGCGCCGCGAGCGAGGCCGGCGACCTCACCGATCTGCGGTTCCTCGTCCGGCTCCTGGAGCGGGTGGAGCGGATCTGGTTCGCACGCGCCGGCGCCCGGGCCGAGCGGGCCGCCCAGGGCAGCCCGCTGGAGCGGTGGAACGCGGCGGCCGGGCCGGCCCTGCGCGGGGTCGAGGCCCACGCCTACCGGCTGGCGGCCGAGGCGTACGCGGACGCGGTCGGGGCACTGCCCGCCGGGGCGGCCCGCGCCCGGCTGGACGAGCTGGCCCGGCTGTTCGCCCTGCGCTGGATCGACCGCAACAGCGGTGACCTGCTCGCCGGCGGGCACCTGAGCGCCGGTCAGGTCGGGGAACTGGCCGAATCGATCGAGCACTTGGTCGCCGCGGTGGGGGGCCGCCTGCCGGAGCTGGCCGCGTCCTTCGCGCTGCCCGAGGAACTGCTCGCCGACTGGCCCATCACGGGGGCCCGGTACACCGACGCGTACGACGACCCGGGCGCCCACTGGCACACGGACGGCTCCCGGGAACGCGCGGAGGCCGGGCGATGA